The window CTAAAAGAAgtcatatttttgcatgttttgcaGAATTTAGGCATCTTTTTTCATACACCCAGGGAGTGAACAcgttttgcattcatttttgcaTCGCAAATTTGTGTTCATTAGTTATTTGTTTCATTGACATGTTGTCGGGTCAGTACCTTTTGCATATCTGCAAATCACAGAGAAACAGTTTTGTTCATTCAGCATTAGTGACTGCTAAAATGTACTAAAGCCATGTTATGTCAACAGTATAAGAACAAGAAATATGTTAAATGGTTTACTTTAACTGGTAGAAAAGCTGGACTGGATGcttgtttgataaatgatttaacTTTAGGCACACaagttgatgttttattttttttttgggttaacCAACTTCAGCTGTTTGTGAAAATTTCCACCCCCTCACAAAAGTCCAAGTTGGAGCTTTGGGCTCTGCCTACACTTTTCAGCTCAGATGGTCTCTAAATCTGAGCCTGAAATGGGAAAGAAATGAAGCCATGATTAGGCCACACAGTATTTATCCAAACTAGATTATAAAACTTCTATTTTTGCCACATGCAGTTTATTCTCAAAGGTCCATTTCTTCAGTTCCATAGTATGTGCTTGTTGTTCGAATTATTAAGAATTTATCAGTCCAATACATCTGCATGAAGTTTATGAAATCTAAAAggacagtaaaatgttatttgcaGGACGATAGAAAATTACTCCAAACTGTTTCAATGACATTGATGTCCCTGCATTCATGCATTGATACCCACAGAACTGATAATTTGTCTAACTGGGGAACACTGTCGAGAAGACTGCATTTTTACCATCGCAAATCAACGTTtataaagaaattaataaatgataaatggatATTTAATGGTTGTCAGTTTAATTTGACTTTTGAATATTGTccttaatgttaaaatgttaatatcAACAGGTATTTGTAAGCCAAGCACCTTGTTATataggaaaaatgaaaagagatgtTGTGGCTATCAATACAATGAGTGACTGTAGCCTAATGTGCCCTACAAATCAGACATAACAGGAGGTATTGTGCTGCAGACATTGATTGAGCAGTCAAAATGGCTGTCAATGGACCCGCAGGTTGTCACTCAGCTTTAGAGGGTGGGCGAGACAAAGTGACAGTGCTGTAAAAACTGAGCATCACATTGTGCAGTCTGTAGGAGTGACCCATTGACTGGCCCATACACACTACTATGGAGTGGCTTTGGATCGCCGTGGCAACATGTGTGCTCGTGTCCTGCTCTGTCAAAGGTAAGTGCTAGAACAAGCAGGAGGGCAGAGCACACGTGAGCCAGTGTGCCTGTATTTATTGTTACAGCAGCCTCTGAAACAGGGCCCTTTTTCAGACTGTGGTTCACATTATATTAAGATTTGGtttcaaataaacatttagATTAGGTACAAATGTCTACGATCAAAGTAAAGACTAGTTGGGAGCTTATTTTTGTTCTGTAAATGATGTTGTCAAAGGGAAACTACTTGTTTAATTGATAAACAAGTGTTAAGAGGTGGTTTATTGGACCGCTTGAAAAGTCTGAAATGGACACTTTGGAAATAATCCTTCTCTCTAAGGCAACGACTGGTGGTGGGAGTATGAGGAGGGGATACGACACTACAGCAAGGAGGCCCTCAACAAGGTACTGTTTACACCTGCTTTTatcactgaatgtaaaaatgttagTGTTAAACAATGGATAAGATCAAAAATCTAATTCTTACAACAGAACATTATTTTGTTAGCTgatagtatttttattttgttcatttagaCAGCCAGGTCAATTTAGGACTAATTATGACTTCCTGGCCTTGATTTacgaatttaaaaaaaaaaaaaagaagacacaactggacaaaatgtaaacaacaaaacaatatatgTAGCAATTGGTAACGTACTTTTAAGATAAGAGGCGGGTTACCATGGGGTGACAGCTGGCCGTACCACATGGACCAGCAGGCATCCTGAGTATGTGCAGAACAAGCACAGCTAACAGACTAAAGACATAAGCAAAACAAGGGTCAGTGAGTTAAAGATAATACAGTCAAGGTATTCAAAAATCACAGTAGGAAGAAACAGATAGAATCTCAAGAGATTGGTTTAAAGCTACAAGAAAATCCAGGATATCATTGGTTCTGACCTCACAGTGAGCATTGGCCTCTTGTTACTTCTTCAGGAATTTCCAGAGAAAACTCGACCAGTGAGCTTCAAACATCCGGTGTTCCACTGTCCAGACATGAgtccttctccctctgtcccctcATCAGGTCTGCCATCATCACATCCACATCAATCTATCATCTACGTGctgaaacactggatttgactgatcactctccccctctctctcccctcttctttctctccatctccatctttcCTTCAACCCTTTCTGTTTAGTTGAATTTGTGAAGGCGGCAGATATCAAAGTCATCGCTGCCTTGGGGGACTCTCTGACAGTAGGTCGTATTCGTTGATACTCCTTCAGCTACACCAGTAATACAAAATCTAACAAAATGTTTACTGTTTGACCATCATTCATGCATTTTGCTTACTTCCTAGTACTACTGAGCAGAAGGCAGTAACATACCGGTTATTTGTGGAATGAGCTTAAAATGTACGCAAGGGGGAGGATGGataaaagaagataaaagaaatgcaaaattaaaatcaggATGACTAAAATGTTGCAGTGACAGTGCAACCAGATTAGTTATCGCTGGTCTCTTTTTATGATAGCAGCagacgcacacactcacaaccaGGCTGTCTGCATTTTCATTAGATCCGAATCgctttttttcctcagaggCTGTGTCTTTCTTTTGCAGACGGGCATAGGTGCCAACGCCACCACTGTCCTTGGGATTCCTATTGAGTTTCGTCATGTGTCGTGGAGGTGACAGATATCATGTGTGAACTCTACTGCTGTAGAGGTCCTCCATATAGACACCACATAATATGATTAATATTCATGCGCCTTAACCTTCCCGACAACAGGGCTAGGGTACTAACATGTTTCTCCTCTCCACTTCTTCATCTTGCAGTATCGGAGGCTACGGTTCATTTCAGGATGTCATTACTTTGGCAAGTAAGATGTTTTAATCACCGATGATACCTCGGCCATCTCTCAACATTATTGTTCCATATAAACCACGGTCAACCAGACtgacttatttattttccaactgTGCGTTTTAGATATCATAAAGCTATTCAATCCCAAACTGGTGGGTGCTGCTCCCGGGAAGACGGTTCATGGGATGCAGGCTCATATCAGTGAAACGGGCTTCAACCTGGCTGTGACTGGACACAACACCTTGTAAGGCCTCGTCACTGGGACGTGCCCTGTTTTCACCCTGCAGTGATTATCCAGACggatcatttcagttttacatcatGAACTGAAAGCCTTGGCTTACTTTGCAACCAGTAACATCATAAACTATTATCCTGATTTTAGCTATGTTTGGCCTTCCAGCTACTTATATTAAAGAAGACATTCTTGTACAAAAATGTATGAGCTATAACtttctgtttaatttattaatgatgCTCAAAAAGACGTTGTTACTGTTTCCTTCTAGCAATCTCCCCGGCCAGACGAGACATTTGATTGACACACTGAGAGGTTATGAGGTACAGTGATGCCCCTGTTTTCCCCTAAAGTGTAACAGCACAGTGTTGATGGAGTGAACTGGTTATTAACACTTCAAATCTGAAATATCCTGCAGCAGGGACTCTCCCTgaacctgtttttcttttgcctcttcCTTTAGGGTCTGAACTTCAAGGAGGACTGGAAGCTTTTGACCATTCTCATGGGCATGAATGACATCTGTGATTACTGCAAAGATAAGGTCTGTCTCCTCATCTTTTGAATGCTGAGTATAGTtcagtagaatttttttttttttttggtgatagAATGTAATTAACCTCTGCAGAATCTCCACGTTCTTTCCAGACTCTTTTTTCAGTAGATAACTTCATTCAGTATATGACCGTCTCCTTGGAAATGCTTATGAATGAGGTACAAAAGGAAACAAGACATACTGAATTTGGATCGATTTTTAGCTTCAGGGATGAACGTGTTGCACTCGGAACATGCCCCTCTCTCCGTGTCGTGCTTCAGGTTCCTCGTATGATCGTTAACGTGGTTCAGATCCTGCCCATGGAAACTCTGAGGGAGGTGCAGAAGCCCACCCCAGGGTGCCTGCTCCAGCGGTGagccactctctctctctctctcaacatgAGCCTTAAAACTCCACCTCCACTCAGAAATAAGTTGTGCTTATTGCTGCTTCATTTGGATGACGTGTGTGCAGAGTTTCACACTAGAcggctgttttcacattcgtcaagtttctctgtgctcaccttaaatccCAGTTAAAGACGTGTACATAAGAGCAACATCATCATGGTCCAGGATGTGCTTGAAAGCTCCAGTGCACATTCACTGCGAATGTACTTTTAGAaaagtaggagacatcttgtgtgtAGAAGTTAAAATttggaaaaagacaacaaaaaaaatcaatgatggAGAAGGAGTAGATGTATTGTTGTGAATTTTTTAACTAGTTAATAtggaaaaaccatatcagacacaaattattatttaaggCAGggtatttttatatgtcttaaaCATAcctggaggggatctttaaaTTAGCCAAACCCTGCAGTAGATGCATATACcagtgatttgatttttttatgtctgaCGTTATAAGTTCAAGTCTTCATTGTTTCACATTTCTATCAATTCTTTTAATCCCTATGCAATCTccccccttgttttttttattttttattttaactctgATTTAGGTCTTTCTGTTCGTGCCTGATAGATCCAGTAGCCAAGTCTCCTGAACtgcaggagctggtggaggtcAATCTGGAGTTCCAGGTACAATTACTACCTCTCGCTTTATTAAAAGTGCAAGTTATCCGTAATGGGGGACAACATTTGAAATCATTATCACTTTCCTTATGAACATCTCATAATCAAACATTGTAATGTACAGTGCTGATTAGATGCTCATGATTATCTGTAAGtaatttgcatgttttctgtAATTAATACACTAAAAGTCATAAAGAGCTGGCAgataatttgattttcattttacgTCCATCACTAGAGAAGACTTGAGGAGCTGCTGTACAGCGATCGTTTCTTCAGGGACGACTTTGCTGTTGTTCTTCAGCCCTTTCTGCAACACGCCGACCCTCCCCGCCTCCCGGTAATCTGTCTCACCCCAAAGGCCACAACACTGTCGCCGTGGCAGAAGTGTCTGCTTTCAGGGGATGAATTGGTGTGAAACATTACACAGTGATGATTGAATCAGTAGGATCCCGCGTGTGACAGCTGTAGCTTTTAGCTTTGTTGACACGAGGCCGAAGATGAGAGCGAAGCTGCGCTTCACCAATAACACACTCTATCAGTAAATCTACACTAGTGTATGTTTTGTCTCTCTGAGCAGAACGGGAAGATCGATATGACCTTCTTCACTCACGACTGCTTCCACTTCACCATCAAGGGACACGAGGAGCTGGCCAAGGGACTGTGGAACAACATGGTGAACAATGACTTACGCTGCTTGTATTTAGTTGAATGGCAAGAGGTTAAAGGTCATCAATCACCTCACTGCCATTCAGAATGATGTATTATGTGAAGAAATGCCATTAAAGGATGAAATATAATGTGTAATAGAAAATATATGTGGATCACAAGTAAGATAAAATGaagggcactttttttttaaagcaagcaCTATTTCTACAACTacaaaaataacttgttttCTCAGTATTGTTCCCCTTAGTTGCCCCAAATGAAAATTCCCTCATCTCTCCGTCTCCTGTGCACAGTTTCAGCCTGAGGGAGGAAAGATGATTGTGAGCAGTTTCTCTCACCCCATCAGTCTCATCTGTCCGCCTATGGTAAGACAAGTCTTATTATCGCAGTGATGTTACTACACCAGAGCAGCATATGTTGTCTTTAACCTGAAAggtttcattcaaatttaatgAAACAGCTAAGCCAAACAAGAACCAACGGATCTTCATTATTGATAGTGTAGCGTTATATTGAGGAAAAATAGATTACAGCTAGCTGAATCCATTTCCCGAAGGATGTTGTTGGtttattg is drawn from Xiphias gladius isolate SHS-SW01 ecotype Sanya breed wild chromosome 4, ASM1685928v1, whole genome shotgun sequence and contains these coding sequences:
- the LOC120789338 gene encoding phospholipase B1, membrane-associated-like, with translation MEWLWIAVATCVLVSCSVKGNDWWWEYEEGIRHYSKEALNKEFPEKTRPVSFKHPVFHCPDMSPSPSVPSSVEFVKAADIKVIAALGDSLTTGIGANATTVLGIPIEFRHVSWSIGGYGSFQDVITLANIIKLFNPKLVGAAPGKTVHGMQAHISETGFNLAVTGHNTFNLPGQTRHLIDTLRGYEGLNFKEDWKLLTILMGMNDICDYCKDKTLFSVDNFIQYMTVSLEMLMNEVPRMIVNVVQILPMETLREVQKPTPGCLLQRSFCSCLIDPVAKSPELQELVEVNLEFQRRLEELLYSDRFFRDDFAVVLQPFLQHADPPRLPNGKIDMTFFTHDCFHFTIKGHEELAKGLWNNMFQPEGGKMIVSSFSHPISLICPPMEHPYIFTRPIAAKSGQPPLQSDAPSRAAILLLSLLVGLGLM